Proteins encoded together in one Dermacentor variabilis isolate Ectoservices chromosome 2, ASM5094787v1, whole genome shotgun sequence window:
- the LOC142573092 gene encoding uncharacterized protein LOC142573092, with product MDTLLSTSSAEQPCKRKSKEHCSVPYCTSTRWKSHELSFHRFPKANEAKRRQLWIQKLRMGKPVTPTMVVCSRHFQPDDYFFPGIYCARRVLKKTAVPSRNLPQSSTFDASKAARCQQRDEERLRRRQHRSKKATSGAGSSTSGTPGSPNERYIKPDILEETPREYLKCKSEELVVNAYTGNEEEVAEILANMNSTQRSY from the exons ATGGATACCTTACTTTCGACGTCGTCGGCGGAGCAACCTTGCAAAAGGAAGTCTAAAGAGCATTGCAGCGTGCCGTACTGCACGTCTACAAGATGGAAAAGTCATGAGTTGTCATTCCATCGTTTCCCAAAAGCCAACGAGGCGAAGAGAAGGCAGCTATGGATCCAGAAACTACGGATGGGTAAGCCCGTAACGCCAACGATGGTTGTATGCTCGCGGCATTTTCAGCCAGATGACTACTTCTTCCCAG gAATCTATTGCGCCCGCCGTGTGCTCAAGAAAACAGCGGTGCCTAGCCGGAATTTACCTCAGTCCAGTACTTTTGATGCTTCAAAGGCAGCAAGATGCCAGCAGCGGGATGAAGAGAGGCTTCGCAGGAGGCAGCATCGTTCAAAG AAAGCCACAAGTGGTGCCGGATCATCTACCTCTGGCACTCCTGGAAGCCCAAATGAGAGGTATATAAAGCCAGACATACTGGAG GAGACGCCCCGAGAGTATCTCAAGTGTAAGAGTGAGGAGCTTGTGGTGAACGCGTACACTGGAAATGAAGAAGAAGTGGCAGAAATCCTGGCCAACATGAACTCCACCCAGCGGAGCTACTGA